The Thermotoga sp. SG1 genome includes a window with the following:
- the yicI gene encoding alpha-xylosidase yields MSRGQTLQGPVFEIELSSPFENVIRVQFKHFKGVQERLPHFETYQNESFVPEVTETNSTLIFSSGKTKAVINKDPFSIKFFYEDRFLTGSSPGYAIAPEGRFCFERLHLSVGECVYGLGERFSPFVKNGQRVIMWNEDAGTISDMTYKNIPFYVSNRKYGVFVNDPGKVDFEIATEHVEKVQFSVKGETLDYFVIAGENLREVLERYTLLTGRPELPPAWSFGLWLTTSFTTQYDEKTVMEFVEGMKERDIPLSVFHFDCFWMKEFHWVDFEWNRENFPDPEGLLRRLKEKGLKICVWINPYVSQFSSLFDEGKEKGYFLMKPNGDVWQTDDWQPGMAIVDFTNPEARKWFSSKLEKLIDMGVDCFKTDFGERIPTDVIYYDESDPEKMHNYYTYLYNKTVFETIERKFGKRNAVVFARSATAGSQKFPVHWGGDCLASYESMAETLRGGLSLSLCGFGFWSHDIGGFEDITTPDLYKRWVAFELLSSHSRLHGNSMYKVPWNFDEEAVEVLRFFTKLKCQLMPYIFSCAVEAHKKGIPVMRPMILEFPDDPTCSYLDRQYMLGESLLVAPIFSETGEVTYYLPDGVWTHLLTGEKVEGGRWRTEKYDYFGLPLFVRPNTVLPTGNTDSRPDYDYADGVTLNVFEISEKTVNVYNTSGEVELSVRVERKENEIHVEVLKDSGKPWKLFFWNEKIENTEGAEIEETEKGTSVTLRSQRAILKTK; encoded by the coding sequence GTGAGTCGCGGACAAACCCTTCAGGGTCCGGTTTTTGAGATCGAACTTTCCTCGCCGTTTGAAAACGTGATAAGGGTACAGTTCAAACACTTCAAAGGAGTTCAGGAAAGGCTTCCTCACTTTGAAACGTATCAGAATGAAAGTTTTGTTCCAGAGGTCACTGAAACAAACAGCACTCTGATTTTCTCCTCAGGAAAAACAAAAGCCGTTATAAATAAAGATCCCTTCAGTATCAAATTCTTTTATGAAGATCGATTCCTCACAGGATCGAGTCCCGGGTACGCAATTGCGCCGGAGGGAAGGTTCTGTTTTGAAAGACTCCATCTGAGTGTTGGAGAGTGCGTGTACGGCCTTGGGGAAAGGTTCTCTCCGTTTGTGAAAAACGGACAGAGGGTCATTATGTGGAACGAAGATGCAGGGACGATCTCCGATATGACGTACAAGAACATCCCCTTTTACGTGAGTAACAGAAAGTACGGGGTTTTCGTGAACGATCCTGGAAAGGTGGATTTCGAGATAGCAACAGAACATGTGGAAAAGGTTCAGTTCAGTGTGAAAGGAGAAACGCTGGATTACTTCGTCATTGCGGGAGAAAATCTGAGAGAAGTTCTGGAACGTTACACACTCCTCACGGGAAGACCAGAACTTCCACCTGCCTGGAGTTTTGGACTCTGGCTTACGACGTCCTTCACCACACAGTACGATGAAAAAACGGTGATGGAGTTTGTGGAAGGAATGAAAGAGAGGGATATCCCTCTTAGTGTTTTTCACTTCGACTGTTTCTGGATGAAAGAGTTTCACTGGGTTGATTTCGAATGGAACAGAGAAAATTTTCCTGATCCGGAAGGTCTACTGAGGCGACTGAAAGAAAAGGGATTGAAGATCTGTGTCTGGATAAACCCATATGTTTCTCAGTTCTCCAGTCTCTTTGATGAAGGGAAGGAGAAAGGATACTTTTTGATGAAACCGAACGGAGACGTCTGGCAGACAGACGATTGGCAACCTGGAATGGCTATCGTTGATTTCACCAATCCAGAGGCGAGGAAGTGGTTCTCCTCAAAACTGGAAAAACTGATAGATATGGGAGTTGACTGTTTCAAAACGGACTTTGGAGAGAGAATTCCCACAGATGTGATCTATTACGATGAATCCGATCCAGAGAAGATGCATAACTACTACACCTACCTGTACAACAAAACGGTCTTTGAAACCATTGAGAGAAAATTCGGAAAGAGAAATGCCGTTGTTTTCGCGAGGTCTGCAACAGCAGGAAGTCAAAAATTCCCCGTTCACTGGGGAGGAGATTGTCTTGCCTCCTACGAGTCGATGGCAGAGACCCTGAGAGGGGGACTTTCTCTCTCGCTGTGTGGTTTTGGCTTCTGGAGTCACGATATAGGAGGTTTTGAAGACATCACAACTCCTGATCTTTACAAAAGGTGGGTTGCTTTTGAGCTTCTTTCTTCACACAGCAGGCTTCACGGTAACTCGATGTACAAAGTTCCCTGGAACTTCGACGAAGAGGCAGTAGAGGTTCTCAGATTTTTCACGAAATTGAAATGCCAACTGATGCCGTACATCTTCTCCTGTGCAGTTGAAGCACACAAGAAAGGAATACCCGTCATGAGGCCCATGATTCTGGAGTTTCCAGACGATCCCACCTGCTCTTATCTGGACAGACAGTATATGCTCGGAGAATCGCTCCTTGTTGCACCGATCTTCAGTGAAACTGGAGAAGTGACTTATTATCTTCCAGATGGTGTCTGGACACATCTTCTCACGGGAGAAAAGGTAGAAGGAGGACGATGGAGAACGGAAAAGTACGACTATTTCGGACTTCCTCTCTTTGTGAGACCGAACACCGTTCTTCCCACGGGAAACACAGACAGCAGGCCAGACTACGACTACGCAGACGGTGTAACGTTGAACGTTTTTGAAATCTCCGAGAAGACAGTGAACGTCTACAACACCTCAGGTGAGGTGGAACTGTCTGTGAGAGTGGAAAGAAAGGAAAACGAAATACACGTTGAAGTCTTGAAGGACTCCGGAAAACCCTGGAAGCTGTTTTTCTGGAATGAAAAGATTGAAAACACTGAAGGAGCAGAAATAGAAGAGACAGAGAAAGGAACATCAGTAACTCTCAGATCTCAGAGAGCCATCTTGAAAACAAAATGA